Genomic segment of Penaeus vannamei isolate JL-2024 chromosome 36, ASM4276789v1, whole genome shotgun sequence:
attatcattatagtcattattatcatgattatcattattattatcatcatcattgccgttataataattattgttctaattatttttgctatttctatgattataactatttatataatgataatagcaataatgataattctagaaataataatgacaataataataactataatgacaatgatgttattattatttctattgccattattaatatgaaaattattggaacagagttaattattgctgtaattatcaaaactatcattataattatgattttatcattattgtcattatcattgtcattatcatcataattatcattattgtcaataataaaggaactatcatgaaaatcatcataattacctgagttaaggatgaaatcctcatatttaccactaaaaagcgaaaaaggttttttttcggcgtttctctcagaaggctgtaatacgctatattatgccgttttttttttttttttacttatgggattttaatacttctggcctttatttcattataaatggactgaataataattattatcatcattaatattactgtcattattttcatgattattaacattgtaaatgccaagttcttttagtttcatagagatttactaattttgaggaaacaaataaacaattcgaaccattaacaaacatatattcaaaaataaatatatttcacaattTGTAATTGTCCATATtcaattataaatacacacaaaaaaatacacattctATTAATTTAGTTCAAAGTCCACCAGATTCACACCAGTCCACAATGTTCAGTCTAACGTGTTTCCGAAATCTTGGCCAGGTTGAAGGTGGCCACGTGGACGAATTCTTTTGTTCttctaatgataaataaatatttgaaaaagaagcctccgtgcctggccctgGACACAAGTAGGTTCTGTTGCCTGTGTTAAAAAAAATAcacctttgtttatgtatacagcttatacaatttcacaaaaaaaaaaataagtaaaattcaaaaatagcacggggaaaacacctcacctcaaggcaatggtcgggtcgagtgaggacccccgtacccacaacccgaaaccaaggctcccgagcgaaccttgattcGACCAGGATTCGGGCGAAGCATTTAGCTCGCCACGTATTCAGCCGAGCGaagcaaattaagaaaaacataaTATACGAATTTCTTGACATGGCTCCCCCAACAAGTATCTATCCAATGGATAGATACAAaccaatgatacaaaaaaaaagtctttaaattAGAAACTAAAACCAACTTTCCACTTTAGTCAGTAACCAGACATTCATAACAGTTGGCCCCCCAAAATAATCCGTTTTCTTCTAAAGAAAGGGACCTAGCAGGGAGAAGTAAAACAAATATAGCAGGGAGAAGCTATAAAACGTAAACAAAGAGGCAGCACGCTCTCAGTTTTATTCGTCCTCCAAAATAACTGGTTCACTTCATAATGAGAAGCGAGTATGTGTTGAAATCATATAAGAAACAATCGTCAATATTGTATTACTAAATACAAATCAAATCTTGCTGGTTACTTTAACTTAATCAGTGAATTTTCTACATTTCAGCGAGTGGAACTGTAGTGTAACTCAAAGTACGTGGTGTACACATCAAAGTGAAATAGTTTCAAAACTGCTGATACTACGAACATGaaataatttatttaaaaaaaatcataagacaaAATGCTATCAAATTAACTGTGAAACGTGGTAAATTAGAAATTAGTGATTTCTTTCAACAAAACTATATGAAAATGAGAGTTCCAGACTTCAAGTGTAATTAATTTCCGGAACGACTAAGGAGATCCGCTCCAAGATTATCACGCCCTGCAACGTGAACCAAACGGAAGCGATAAGTTTGCAAGCTTAACGACCACCGTAAAAGTCTGTTATTCGACCCCTTGAatttattgatataaattaaTGGCTTGTGATCCACTTCCAGGATAAATTCTTGACCCATTAGGTAATATCTAAATCGGTGGATACCGAACATTATAGCCAAGCCTTCTTTCTCAATAGTTGAgtacctcttctctctatctaatagTTTCCGACTAGCGTACGCCACAGGAAATGGATGACCATCGACGTACTGTAGAAGAACAGCTCCAAGCCCAACATCTGATGAATCTGTACGTAAGACAAAAGGATGGGAAGCATCAGGTAACTTTAATACGGGTTTTGAAGCTAATGCAACTTTTAACTGTTCAAATACCTTAGTCAATTCGTCCGTCCATTTCAGTGGTTCCCTGACATTTTTACGCAACAAATCAGATAAAGAACTTGTCAGTGAAGCTGCTTGTGGAATAAACATTCTATAGAATGAAATCAAGCCAAGGAAAGATCTTAAGGTCTTCTTTGTGCAAGGAGGAGGTAAATTAAGTATGGCTTCTATTTTATCGAGTTTAGGATGCAAGTAGTTTCCATCAAGAATAAAACCCAAGTACTCAATAGACTTAAAGCCAAATCTGCATTTTGATGGCTTTGCAGTGAGGTTATGTTCACGTAATCTCTTTAACACTGAAACAATTGCATCTTTATGTTCATCCCATGTTTTAGTATGGATGAAAATATTGTCAAAATAGAAGGAAACATTCTTTAAACCAGCCAAAACAATGCGCATAAGGCGGATATAAGTGGCACAAGCATTTACCAACCCGAAAGGCATACGACAAAACTCCATAAGACCCCTATGTGAAGGAAATGCTGTTAAAGGTCTGGCCTTCTCAGAAAGTTTAACTTGATAGTAAGCCTTCGTAAGATCTAATTCAGAGAAGTAATTACATCCTGAAAACTTGTACAAGTCTTCCTCCATAGTACAAGCTGGTTCAGCATGAAAATTAGTTACGGAGTTAACAGCTCGATAATCTATGGCCATACGATAGCTACCATCAGACTTTTTTACCATGACTACAGGAGATGAATGGGGAGATGATGATAGCTCTATAATCCCTTGTTCAAGCAATTGGTCAACTTCATCTTCGAAGTGAGGCTTTAGATGTATAGGAATGGGATAAACCTTAGACTTTATACGCTCTGTGGTGTGAACTTCAATATCATGTTCAAGGGTGTTTGTGCAACCTGGAGTTAATGAAAATACATCTACAAACTCTGCAATTACTGAATCAATATCGGATTTCTGTTCTGCTGAAAGGTCAGAACAAATCTCAGGTTGATCACTCTCAGGCAAGATGGGCTCTTCTCCATCAGAAGTTAGAGGAAAATTGCTATCGCTCAATTCAGTATCTTCAAGAATACAATTCTGGACTATTTGTGGGTTCATTTCAGCATCTATCTTACTTTCCTCTTCCATAACGTTAGGTTGGGAACTTGTTGCTCTCCTATGATACTTCTTAAGAAGGTTAGCATGAAGCAACTTCTGTTTTCCACCTTCACCGATAAGATAATTCACCTTATTTCGACATTCCAGAACAGTATAAGGGCCACTCCAAGACATGAGCAACTTGTTTTGGTTATCAGGGAGGAGAACAAAAACTTCCTCACCTGGACTAAACTTCCTATCCTGAGATTTCAAGTCAAAATAAGATTTGAATTTAGAGGAACTAATCTCAGCATTTTGAGCTGCAATTTTAGCACACTCCTTCAGCTTGTCTTTCAATTCAATCACATATTGAAAGGAAGATCCAACATCATCTCTCATGGTTATGTCTTCCCACAAGTCCCTTAAGACTGAAAGAGGTCCCTGGACTGTCCGTCCATAAAGTAGCTCAAAAGCAGAAAACCCAGTTCGATCGCTAGGAATCTCTCGCATAGCGAATAATGTGGGGACAAGATAACGGTGCCATTCTCGTGGTTTGTCACTACACAATTTCCTTAAGGAGGCTTTTAGTGTTGCATgaaacctttccacccttccattcccactAGGATGATAGGGAGTTGTAAAAAGTGGCTTTACACCCAATAATTTATGCAGTTCGCCCATTAGTTAAGAAACAAATTGCCTTCCTCGATCAGACAAAATTTCCCGAGGAATACCGACCCTTGAAAAGATCACCATAAGGGCTTCAGCTACAGATATTGAATCTATCTCCTTGAGAGGCAATGCTTCTGGAAACCCGGTCGCAAAATCTATCAAAGTTAAAATATAACGGTGACCttcagaagatggaggagaaatcggTCCTACCAAGTCTATGGAGACACGAGAGAAAGGCTCCGTTAAAATGGGCATGGGTTTTAATGGCACTGATCTTACCCTACCTCTACTTGACATCCTTTGACACTTGTCGCAAGACTTACAAAAGTCTCGGATTTCAGCTCCCATGTTTGGCCAATAGAAATGGTCCCTAATACGCATTTCTGATTTCCGATGGGAGAAATGACCGGCTAAGGGGCTCTCATGACCTACTGCGAGAATGATGGCTCTACATTTACTGGGTACTACCAGAGAAGATTTACCAACTCTTTCACAGTGCTTTGAAACAACACATGTACGGTACAGCAAACCATTTATTTGCTCAAACTTAAACACCGTACCATCACGCATCTTATCATGTTCTTCAGACTttactttttcccaaaatttagTGAGAGAATGACATTTTGCCTGCAATTTTGCAAAGTCTTCAGGAGTTACTTTAAGAGGCTCGATCTCCAGCAACACTAAAGGGTGAACCCTTTTTACTTTGGAGGATCTAGTCTGAATGGCACAGGAATAGTCAAGAGGGACATTTGAACGTTCAGTTACTTCAGAATCTGGAGATAATTTGGGACTATATACCCCTGGTACATTTCCAATCAGGACGCTACAGAATTTAATTGGTGCTCGCACCACATCAATCCAACCTTTAAAATAGGGACAATTCAGGTAGCATTTAGTTTGGGGGAAGTAATCCACCCGGCCTAAATAATCTTCGATCCCCACCAGATCAGCCCTAGAAAGATCAACATCTGGTAACACCTTGTGAGATACAATAACACATGTGCACCCCGTATCTCTGAGAACTGTGGATACCTAAGCCCCATTCACTGTACCAGCTGTCATGAACTTTGAATTTTCCCTGTCACTTAGACAAAATCCGACTTTGTGAGTTGGAATTGGGTGATATTGCTTGTACGCTAGGGGATTTTTAGGACAGCGAGATCTAATATGTCCAATATCACCACACCCATGACATTTAACAGAAGAAAAATCCCTTCTAAGAGCTGATTGGACTGGAGTTTGGGGCTTTGGAGCCGCACTTCTCTTACCTTGTTCAGATGATTGATATGACCTGGGGTAAGCACTATGAGCAGATGACCAATTATCTGACAGGCTTACCGCATCAGCTAAGGAGGAGACGTTATGCTCCTTTACAAAAACACGCAGATCTGGGGAGATAGAAGACATTAGTTGAtctaacaacataaaatcacgaAGAGATGCATAATCTTTGTTGATATTATGCGAATCGACCCAATAATCAAACAATCGTCCAAGCCTGATAGCAAACTATTCATATGTTTCACCACTTTTTATTTTAGCAGTCCTAAAATCATTCCTGTAACTGGCGGGAGTTTTACTATAACCCCTTAAGAGAGCTTTCTTTAATAACTGGTAATCGGCTGTTGTTTCTGGAGGCAGCGAGGTGTATATATCAACAGCCTTTCCTATTAACAAACTTCCCAATCTGATAGCATAAGTTTCTTCTTTAAAATTTAACAAGTTAGCAATGCGCTCAAATCTAATTAAGTATGAAGTGATGTCTTCTCCATCTTTAAAAACTGGTAAACTAGGGCGTGAAGCGCCCTCAAAAAGTACAGGATTTAATGAACTATCAGAATTGTTTAACCGAGCCATCTGAAGCTCATGTTCCagtttaactctttctttctctgcctctaattgctctttctgaaattctctttcttttgctctcaccTCCCGTGCAAGTGTCTGTTGACTGATGACATACTGAGCAATATCATTTCCTTTAAGGCCTAGTTCCTCAGCCTGAGCTTTTAAAACATCAAAGTTAAGATCTGCCATTATTACAGAATCAAGAatgtcaaaaactaaaaaaaacacttCACTATTGACCGACCGACTCACAAAAATTACTTTACACTTTTAATCAATACTAGAGGAGTTCTTCCTCGCACCTAGCAACACAAAACAAATGTGGTCTCAACAGACCGAACTCACCGACATGACGTCAAAACCAGGACTTTCAGAAGAGTAATCTTCCCCTTAAGAAGATGCACCACACCCTACCTGAAGTCCAACCTATTTCAGAGATTCACCGCCGGGCCCCAAGGACGGCAAACCATAAAGGGGAAACTTTCCCGCAACTTCACATCAAACAAACAACTTCCACGTACTGCCGTACAGCACTGAAAGTATTACAATtgttaacaaaatataaaatgtaaaatggtTCTACTCGAGAACTTGATCCTCAAAACGAGGAAATCatgaatcctggcaaggtcgccacatgtaaatgccaagttcttttagtttcatagagatttactaattttgaggaaacaaataaacaattcgaaccattaacaaacatatattcaaaaataaatatatttcacaattTGTAATTGTCCATATTCaattataaatacacaaaaaaatacacattctATTAATTTAGTTCAAAGTCCACCAGATTCACACCAGTCCACAATGTTCAGTCTAACGTGTTTCCGAAATC
This window contains:
- the LOC138859475 gene encoding uncharacterized protein is translated as MSSISPDLRVFVKEHNVSSLADAVSLSDNWSSAHSAYPRSYQSSEQAYKQYHPIPTHKVGFCLSDRENSKFMTAGTVLPDVDLSRADLVGIEDYLGRVDYFPQTKCYLNCPYFKGWIDVVRAPIKFCSVLIGNVPGVYSPKLSPDSEVTERSNVPLDYSCAIQTRSSKVKRVHPLVLLEIEPLKVTPEDFAKLQAKCHSLTKFWEKVKSEEHDKMRDGTVFKFEQINGLLYRTCVVSKHCERVGKSSLVVPSKCRAIILAVGHESPLAGHFSHRKSEMRIRDHFYWPNMGAEIRDFCKSCDKCQRMSSRGRVRSVPLKPMPILTEPFSRVSIDLVGPISPPSSEGHRYILTLIDFATGFPEALPLKEIDSISVAEALMVIFSRVGIPREILSDRGSGNGRVERFHATLKASLRKLCSDKPREWHRYLVPTLFAMREIPSDRTGFSAFELLYGRTVQGPLSVLRDLWEDITMRDDVGSSFQYVIELKDKLKECAKIAAQNAEISSSKFKSYFDLKSQDRKFSPGEEVFVLLPDNQNKLLMSWSGPYTVLECRNKVNYLIGEGGKQKLLHANLLKKYHRRATSSQPNVMEEESKIDAEMNPQIVQNCILEDTELSDSNFPLTSDGEEPILPESDQPEICSDLSAEQKSDIDSVIAEFVDVFSLTPGCTNTLEHDIEVHTTERIKSKVYPIPIHLKPHFEDEVDQLLEQGIIELSSSPHSSPVVMVKKSDGSYRMAIDYRAVNSVTNFHAEPACTMEEDLYKFSGCNYFSELDLTKAYYQVKLSEKARPLTAFPSHRGLMEFCRMPFGLVNACATYIRLMRIVLAGLKNVSFYFDNIFIHTKTWDEHKDAIVSVLKRLREHNLTAKPSKCRFGFKSIEYLGFILDGNYLHPKLDKIEAILNLPPPCTKKTLRSFLGLISFYRMFIPQAASLTSSLSDLLRKNVREPLKWTDELTKVFEQLKVALASKPVLKLPDASHPFVLRTDSSDVGLGAVLLQYVDGHPFPVAYASRKLLDREKRYSTIEKEGLAIMFGIHRFRYYLMGQEFILEVDHKPLIYINKFKGSNNRLLRWSLSLQTYRFRLVHVAGRDNLGADLLSRSGN
- the LOC138859434 gene encoding uncharacterized protein; protein product: MADLNFDVLKAQAEELGLKGNDIAQYVISQQTLAREVRAKEREFQKEQLEAEKERVKLEHELQMARLNNSDSSLNPVLFEGASRPSLPVFKDGEDITSYLIRFERIANLLNFKEETYAIRLGSLLIGKAVDIYTSLPPETTADYQLLKKALLRGYSKTPASYRNDFRTAKIKSGETYE